In Mobula birostris isolate sMobBir1 chromosome 2, sMobBir1.hap1, whole genome shotgun sequence, the genomic stretch ttccttcccccacctttccagtcccaatgaagggtcttgacctgaaacttcaactgtttatccatagatattgcctggcctgctgaattcctccagcattttgtgtgtgttgccctggatttctagcatcttcagaatctcttgtgtttgagcTATGGTAAAGCTGTGAATTAATTAATGGATGTTTCTCCTCTCGGGTTCCAGTGCTGGTTGAGAAGAAGATGACTATGAAATGGATCCTCACCCTCCTCTGGATCGGCACCCTCATGGAAGTAGAGGCAAGAGTCCGGCCCTACATCCAcccattttttctaattgtcTGCAATCAATCAATGTCGCCATTGGAGGTGGATGGGGAAGCTGACTTCCTGCCCGAGTTGATTGGAAATAACGAGACCCTGGTGAATGGCTCCTGGAGGATGTGGTgggaagaggaggagaaggaaCAGGTGAAGCCCAGCCTCCAGACATGGAACTATTTAAACGATCTCCAGGCCTCTCTAGGCCAATCCTGGCTGTCCTACTGGACCTCGCAGGAGGGGTCAGGGGTGACGGTACTATCGCCCATGTACCTCCAGGTGGTCCTGGCCGCACTGTCCCTGGGTGCAGACGGATCAACCCTCGAAAACCTTCAGACGATCTTGGGCCTCTCACACAGCCAGTGTGGAGATGGCAGCAGCGGCAGTCGGCACTCCCTGGGCATGCAGCTGCAGCTCTGGCTGCTCCTACGGGATGTCCTTGCCCAGCATCGTGACTCATTGTCCATCGGCACCTGGATGATCTTCCAGGACAGAATATGGCTCCAGCGGGCCTTCACTCAGCACCTCCGGCTCTTGCACCCCAAGGTATGGCTGGGAGCCACTGACTTCAGCCAGCCCCCATTGGCAGAGGAGTCAATCAACAACGTCATCCACCAAGTGACGGGTGGCCGGCTGGACAGCCTGGTGACCGGCCTGAGCCCCAGCACTAAACTGGTGGTAGCCAGTTTCATTCACTTTAAAGGTTAGGCTCTGGGGAATGAGAAGATTTCAAAGGAATGAAATGTCTTGTCCAAAAAGCACCCAACATTCCCATaccaggggcataattttaaggagaatggaggaaaatatagggggttGTCAGAGGCAGGTTCTTCACACAGTGattggtgggtatgtggaataccctgctaggggtggtgatagaggctgatacattaggggtgAATAAGAGAGTCTTAGGCAGACACACGGATGATACAAAAATGTAGGGCTATGTAAGACctaaggattagattgattttaaAATAGGTTGATaggtcagcagaacattgtgggccgtagggcacgtactgtgctgtagtattctatgtctGTGTTCTCAACAATTGAGGACACCTGAGGAAGCCCCCAGTCTTGTTGGTTGGTTTGGAGCTGATCTGTGAGTTCACCATACTGTAAACACAGTTGAAAAGTTAAGTAagttacttacttacttattttatactttattgatcccgggggaaattggtttttgttacagttgcaccataactaataaatagtaatagaaatagtaatagtaatattactgttagtaaatagtaaatagtaatagtcatggaaataacaaatagtaatagaaaatagtaataaatagttaaatagtaatatgtaaattatgccagtaaattatgaaataagtccaggaccagcctattggctcagggtgtctgaccctccaagggaggagttgtaaagtttgatggccacaggcaggaatgacttcctatgacgctctgtgctgcatctcggaggaatgagtctctggctgaatgtactcctgtgcctacccagtacattatgtagtggatgggagacattgaccaagatggcatgcaacctagacagcatcctcttttcagataccaccatgagagagtccagttccatccccacaacatcactggccttacgaatgagtttgttgattctgttgatgtctgctaccctcagcctgctgccccagcacacaacagcaaacatgatagcactggcaacCACAGacacgtagaacatcctcagcatcgtctggcagatgttaaaggacctcactctcctcaggaaatagagatggctctgacccttcttgtagacagcctcagtgttcttagaccagtccagtttattgtcaattcgtatccccaggtatttgtaatcctccaccatgtccacactgaccccctggatggaaacaggggtcaccggtaccttagttctcctcaggtctaccaccagctcctttagtctttttcacataaagctgcagataattctgctcaagGACAGTTACAAGGACCGACCTTGAGCTGAAGATTAGGGGATGATCCAACCGACTGCCAAGTGTTTCCAGGGCACAATCAGAAAACCAGGCAAATAACTGAGCCCAGAATTTCCTGTGGCTTGCAGAAGTCAATCTTGTCTTGTTCTTACCCAAACTGTAAATTCACAGGAAGCAGCAAACTGGGCAGggacaagggattctgcagatgcgggaaatcttgagtaacgcccacaaattgctggaggaacccagcaagacgggaagcatccatggaggggaattaTTAGTCGACGTTTCATCCTTCACCAGGACTCGAAATGAAAGaagctgggcaggtgataggtgagaccaggtgagggggaaggtgggtggcatAGGGGCATTAAGTaagtagctgggaggtgataagtggaagaggtaaagggctgaggaaggaatctgataggagaggacaatggaccatggaatTAAGAGGATGAAGGGATCCAAAaggaaggtgatggacaggtgaagggaagggtaagaggggaatagaaaaatagagaaaggggaggagagagTAATTACTAGGTTCGAAAAAATTATGTTCAtgcctttccttttcagtcctgacaaagggactcggcccaaaatatcaactgtttatccctctccatagaagctgcttgacctgctgagttcctccagcattttatgagtgGGGCAGTTCTTTAGATACTTTTCTTGCTCTTAAGTCTATTGCACTTGATCACTTTTGTTGGTGAAACTAAAAATGGGGTTTTGAAACAAGAATCAACATTTTAACCATAGGAATTGAAATTCACCAACAGTGTATAACCCTACTTTAAGTAAATGAAATGTGTAGATCCATTTTAGTAACTATCTTTTTAAAAAGTACCCATTATTGCCCTTGTACTTGTGAAAAACTTGAACTTCAAGGGCTTGAAAGACCATTATTAATAGTAACACAGCATGGTGATTAATCTGACCTGGCACTTGAACAGGTTTACAGGTTGGATGTTTCATGAATCTAGTAAAAACACTTCAGGAATTTAAAATTTTGAATGAGGTTTCCATGTAAAATTTCATCCCCTTTTTACTTAAATAATACTGTACTTCTGGGTAAAAACAAACAGCTCAGCACCCCTTCTTTCCTGTATGAAATGAATGAACAATT encodes the following:
- the LOC140193630 gene encoding angiotensinogen-like translates to MTMKWILTLLWIGTLMEVEARVRPYIHPFFLIVCNQSMSPLEVDGEADFLPELIGNNETLVNGSWRMWWEEEEKEQVKPSLQTWNYLNDLQASLGQSWLSYWTSQEGSGVTVLSPMYLQVVLAALSLGADGSTLENLQTILGLSHSQCGDGSSGSRHSLGMQLQLWLLLRDVLAQHRDSLSIGTWMIFQDRIWLQRAFTQHLRLLHPKVWLGATDFSQPPLAEESINNVIHQVTGGRLDSLVTGLSPSTKLVVASFIHFKGKWKTRSQCHGTELHDFFNDSGDKAQVPMTTWCGWLQYKTTPVYTLVKLPLSETMYMMLIQRDQPATVEDMAKTLIVYKTLKRFQTGFVRLVMPQIAWKSTYDVKEQFSQIPKTLGAEANFSRLSRAQNVVPEQVLHSVIFEVTEDEEEQITAENLAVGNTTTTEIRFNKPFFFQVYDGVLNAMLFLGRVKELPLKSKLKNF